In Gimesia sp., a single genomic region encodes these proteins:
- a CDS encoding phosphatidylserine/phosphatidylglycerophosphate/cardiolipin synthase family protein, whose amino-acid sequence MSRSSSASSVLSSFLVPASEHRCIPLSEGLSAFDCRKRLIRHAQHRIWFSTFLWRNDRAGNFLVNELERRAREGVEVRILLDHWVTLQSEDSILPRLRQLADSSDVEVRLFNPVVEKMEPGDVEVMWAAALSGDTLNRRMHGKIALFDDACVILGGRNLGDEYFDMHRFRCFTDTEILVSGPVVPEAHDAFARFWDHDLSVNLLDFATEQEDATAPSDSDAASNLPEPFSTIAAECCPDYTARIFEPRSIEFCYDQPRVDTRLPDETGNWLEEALASARKSIHLTSPITIFPLSWFERLEKLREQNDGFLLSIVTNSLVSTDNLYTYAAGLKQRKKLINLFHASLHEIRAVPEDVAEVIPSFPRLADENQKTDEQPASGFGANPFEYEQLHTTLHCKYFIIDGTKTVLGSPNLDPRSLYINTELLLLIEDEALSQYYLEHHNRLRYNTNSWIVARRPDETLWTRLTGLISFKQPRDDAIGAHRPGYCFTPGEGTVKEIPDPLAADFYERYQACGVYPGINDSDEKVELFLTENLSYLFRDSL is encoded by the coding sequence ATGAGTCGAAGCAGTTCGGCCTCTTCCGTGCTTTCCTCTTTTCTGGTTCCCGCCAGCGAGCATCGATGCATACCGCTGAGCGAAGGGCTTTCCGCATTTGACTGCCGCAAACGACTGATCCGCCACGCGCAGCATCGCATCTGGTTCAGTACCTTTCTCTGGCGGAATGACCGGGCGGGAAACTTCCTGGTCAACGAACTCGAACGCCGTGCCCGGGAAGGTGTGGAAGTACGGATCCTGCTCGACCATTGGGTCACGCTGCAATCAGAAGACTCAATTTTACCACGCCTGCGTCAGCTCGCAGATTCGAGTGATGTTGAAGTACGGCTGTTTAACCCCGTTGTAGAGAAGATGGAACCCGGGGATGTGGAAGTCATGTGGGCGGCGGCGCTTTCAGGCGACACGTTGAACCGCCGGATGCACGGTAAAATCGCCTTGTTTGACGATGCCTGCGTCATCCTGGGAGGCCGAAATCTGGGTGACGAGTATTTCGACATGCACCGTTTCCGCTGTTTTACCGATACGGAAATTCTGGTCAGCGGTCCCGTCGTCCCCGAAGCACACGACGCATTTGCCCGCTTCTGGGATCACGATCTGAGTGTGAACCTGCTGGATTTCGCAACGGAGCAAGAGGATGCCACGGCACCGTCTGATTCTGATGCCGCTTCTAATCTGCCGGAACCTTTTTCAACCATCGCAGCAGAGTGTTGCCCCGACTATACCGCGCGCATTTTTGAGCCCCGCTCGATCGAATTCTGTTATGATCAGCCTCGTGTCGACACCCGGTTACCGGACGAGACGGGGAACTGGCTGGAAGAGGCTCTGGCCTCAGCCCGGAAAAGCATTCATCTCACTTCGCCGATTACGATCTTTCCTCTTTCGTGGTTCGAGCGACTGGAAAAACTGCGTGAGCAAAACGACGGGTTTCTGCTCTCGATTGTTACAAACAGCCTGGTTTCCACAGACAACCTTTACACCTATGCGGCGGGACTCAAACAACGAAAAAAGCTGATCAACTTGTTCCACGCCTCTCTGCATGAAATTCGTGCGGTTCCTGAAGATGTGGCTGAAGTTATTCCCAGCTTTCCAAGGCTTGCTGATGAGAATCAGAAAACGGACGAACAGCCAGCCTCCGGCTTTGGAGCCAATCCCTTTGAGTATGAGCAACTCCACACGACCCTGCACTGCAAGTATTTCATCATTGATGGCACAAAGACAGTACTTGGCTCACCCAATCTGGATCCCCGTTCGTTGTATATCAACACGGAACTGCTGCTGCTGATCGAAGATGAAGCACTCAGCCAGTATTATCTGGAGCACCATAATCGGTTGCGGTATAACACGAACAGCTGGATCGTCGCCCGTCGACCGGACGAAACGCTCTGGACCCGCTTAACGGGGCTGATTTCGTTCAAGCAGCCACGCGATGACGCCATCGGAGCGCATCGACCCGGCTACTGCTTCACCCCCGGGGAAGGCACCGTCAAAGAAATCCCCGATCCCCTGGCCGCCGATTTCTACGAACGCTACCAGGCCTGCGGCGTCTATCCGGGAATCAACGATTCCGACGAAAAAGTGGAACTCTTCCTGACCGAGAATCTGTCCTATCTGTTTCGCGATTCGCTGTAG
- a CDS encoding three-Cys-motif partner protein TcmP — MSKNFFTESLEQSVIKTSIVSKYFSVWAKVIKRAVIQKNSKLAYIDLFAGPGRYNDGTKSTPLLVLEQAIEDDFLRERLVTIFNDKEGTSTDKLADEIKKLPGVENLKYRPTIYTGEVGEDIVKIFEKTRLVPTFFFVDPWGYKGLSLQLINSVLKHWGCDCVFFFNYNRINMGLNNSIVKSHMDALFGEARADLLRQELNDLRPEDRELTIVEAIGDALQEMGGKYVLPFRFRNKKGVRTSHHLIFVSKNIRGYEIMKDIMARESSEEEQGVPTFEYNPSIKSQGLLFELSRPLDDLGEMLLDVFSGRTMKMIDIFNEHHVGRRFVSKNYKDILKLMEKQNKISTDPPVDKRKKGTFGDNVKVTFP; from the coding sequence ATGTCAAAGAATTTTTTCACTGAATCCTTAGAGCAATCTGTAATCAAAACTTCAATAGTCTCAAAGTACTTCAGTGTTTGGGCTAAAGTTATAAAGAGAGCCGTCATTCAAAAAAATTCAAAGCTAGCTTATATCGATCTGTTTGCTGGTCCGGGGCGATATAATGATGGAACAAAGTCAACGCCACTGTTGGTTTTGGAACAAGCGATTGAAGATGATTTCTTACGGGAAAGATTAGTTACAATATTTAATGATAAAGAGGGAACTTCTACAGATAAATTAGCTGATGAAATTAAAAAGCTACCCGGCGTCGAAAATTTAAAGTACAGACCAACTATTTACACAGGTGAAGTTGGTGAAGATATCGTAAAGATCTTTGAGAAAACTAGGCTCGTTCCTACTTTTTTCTTTGTTGACCCTTGGGGATATAAAGGACTATCACTCCAATTAATTAATTCTGTTCTTAAGCATTGGGGATGCGATTGCGTTTTTTTCTTTAATTATAATCGCATAAATATGGGTCTAAACAATTCGATAGTAAAGTCGCATATGGATGCTTTATTTGGTGAGGCACGCGCTGATTTATTAAGACAAGAACTTAACGATTTACGTCCTGAAGACCGCGAACTTACAATCGTGGAGGCAATAGGTGATGCTTTGCAGGAAATGGGTGGGAAATATGTCTTACCATTTCGTTTTCGAAACAAAAAAGGAGTCAGAACAAGTCATCATTTAATTTTCGTGTCCAAAAATATTCGTGGGTACGAGATAATGAAAGACATTATGGCAAGAGAAAGCTCTGAGGAAGAACAAGGTGTACCAACATTTGAATACAACCCTTCTATAAAAAGCCAAGGTTTACTTTTTGAACTCTCAAGACCACTTGATGATCTAGGAGAGATGTTACTTGATGTGTTTAGTGGCAGAACTATGAAAATGATTGATATTTTTAATGAGCATCATGTTGGGAGGCGATTTGTCTCGAAGAATTATAAAGACATTTTAAAGCTCATGGAAAAACAGAATAAAATATCCACAGACCCTCCAGTTGATAAACGTAAAAAAGGTACTTTCGGCGATAATGTCAAAGTAACTTTTCCATAA
- a CDS encoding endonuclease/exonuclease/phosphatase family protein: MSYNIHSCRSARLEPSLDDVVNVLGDAQPDVVALQEVDVDCPRTDQIHQAEEIGRRLEMTPHFFSLVDWTQFQSRHEKQGRYGLAFLSRKDLRLIDSREFHLPLLSPLSEPRGVFQIQAEWQGKSISILNTHLSVHRRENLLQMQALCELIQQTGTEHEASILLGDFNTTGQSRAIRRLRTLLSECIPTGKPRATFPSRFPLLQLDRIFTGGALKPQPSQVLASPGARQASDHFPVKVELKL; encoded by the coding sequence GTGTCATACAATATTCATTCGTGTCGCTCAGCCAGGCTGGAACCGTCTCTGGATGATGTGGTGAATGTGCTTGGTGATGCTCAGCCGGACGTGGTCGCTCTGCAGGAAGTGGATGTAGACTGCCCCCGCACAGATCAAATTCATCAGGCGGAAGAGATCGGTCGGAGGCTGGAGATGACGCCACACTTTTTCAGTCTGGTGGACTGGACTCAGTTTCAAAGTCGACATGAAAAGCAGGGGCGCTACGGGTTGGCTTTTCTGTCGCGTAAAGACTTACGGCTGATTGATTCCCGGGAGTTTCACCTGCCCCTGCTGAGCCCGTTAAGCGAGCCGCGGGGTGTCTTTCAAATCCAGGCAGAGTGGCAGGGGAAATCGATTTCGATCCTGAACACGCATTTGAGCGTGCACCGCCGGGAAAATCTGCTCCAGATGCAAGCTTTGTGTGAGTTGATTCAACAGACCGGTACCGAACATGAGGCATCGATCCTGCTGGGAGACTTTAATACAACCGGACAGTCGCGGGCGATCAGGAGGCTTCGTACCCTGCTGTCAGAGTGCATTCCGACAGGAAAGCCGCGTGCCACTTTCCCCAGCCGTTTTCCATTGCTACAATTAGATCGTATTTTCACGGGTGGGGCTCTGAAGCCTCAGCCCAGCCAGGTACTCGCCTCTCCAGGCGCGCGTCAAGCCTCTGATCATTTTCCTGTTAAAGTGGAATTAAAACTCTGA
- a CDS encoding excinuclease ABC subunit UvrC, with protein MRTFPTTPGVYLMKDAQGRVIYVGKAVNLKSRASSYFTQAAAVERRTAELVTEIADIDYLETETEVDALLLEARLIKDIRPRFNSELKDDKTFPYLEITTREDFPRVEFTRTPQSKGTKLYGPFTNAKQLRGAITVLQKIFRFRNCSLDIDEGDEKWRWFRPCLLHSINQCTAPCNLRISKEDYRKDINKLKLFLDGKKDRLLKEMRKEMLAASEQRLYEKAARLRDEIELLDNINLRGNLEDHAQPEVFYIDPKKGMQGLKKVFGLAELPRRIEGVDIAHLQGGETVASLVQFIDGLPFKHGYKRFKIRTVKGIDDFASIREVVSRRIRRLHQEGESFPDILLIDGGKGQLNAAMTAMRELGVEPPFTISLAKREEEVYVPGEVEPRRLSRHSYGLRLLQYVRDESHRFAQHYHHLLRKKSHFDE; from the coding sequence GTGCGTACGTTTCCGACCACACCGGGTGTGTACCTGATGAAGGATGCGCAGGGACGTGTGATTTATGTGGGAAAAGCGGTGAACCTCAAAAGCCGTGCGTCGAGTTATTTCACGCAGGCAGCAGCGGTCGAACGCAGGACGGCGGAACTGGTAACCGAAATCGCGGACATCGATTATCTGGAGACCGAGACCGAGGTCGACGCCCTGCTGCTCGAAGCGCGGCTGATCAAGGATATTCGGCCCCGCTTCAATTCCGAACTCAAAGACGACAAGACGTTCCCCTACCTGGAGATCACCACCCGCGAAGATTTCCCCCGCGTCGAATTCACCCGCACACCGCAGAGCAAAGGGACGAAGCTCTACGGCCCCTTCACCAACGCGAAACAGCTGCGGGGGGCGATCACGGTGCTGCAGAAGATCTTCCGGTTCCGCAACTGTTCGCTGGACATCGATGAGGGGGACGAAAAGTGGCGCTGGTTCCGCCCCTGTCTGCTGCACAGCATCAATCAGTGCACGGCGCCCTGCAATCTGCGGATCAGCAAAGAGGACTACCGCAAGGACATCAACAAGCTGAAGCTGTTTCTGGACGGCAAGAAGGACCGGCTGCTGAAAGAGATGCGGAAGGAGATGCTGGCGGCGTCCGAACAGCGACTCTACGAAAAAGCGGCCCGGCTGCGGGATGAAATCGAGCTGCTGGACAACATCAACCTGCGGGGCAACCTGGAAGACCATGCGCAACCCGAGGTGTTTTACATCGACCCGAAGAAAGGCATGCAGGGGTTGAAGAAAGTCTTCGGCCTGGCTGAACTGCCGCGGCGGATCGAGGGAGTCGACATCGCGCACCTGCAGGGGGGCGAAACGGTGGCCAGCCTGGTGCAGTTCATCGACGGGCTCCCCTTCAAGCATGGCTACAAGCGGTTCAAGATTCGCACCGTCAAAGGGATCGACGACTTCGCCTCGATCCGCGAAGTGGTCAGCCGACGCATCCGGCGACTGCACCAGGAGGGGGAATCGTTCCCCGACATCCTGCTGATTGACGGCGGTAAAGGCCAGCTCAATGCCGCGATGACCGCGATGCGTGAATTGGGAGTCGAGCCCCCGTTCACAATCTCCCTGGCCAAACGCGAAGAAGAGGTCTACGTCCCGGGCGAAGTCGAACCCCGCCGCCTGAGCCGGCATTCCTACGGCTTAAGACTGTTGCAATACGTCCGCGACGAATCGCACCGGTTTGCGCAGCATTATCATCACCTGCTGCGGAAGAAATCGCACTTTGATGAGTGA
- a CDS encoding phage Gp37/Gp68 family protein, which yields MMSKSNIEWTESTWNPLTGCTKVSPGCKFCYAERLSKRLNAMGLKNYSNGFKLTLQPQMLERPLSWKKPQTIFVNSMSDLFHKEVEVEYIYRIFDVMRRAYWHRFQVLTKRADRLEELSPVIDWPENVWMGVSVEDQEYTFRIDHLRHTNAHIKFLSIEPLIGPIDDLDLTDIDWVIVGGESGPGARPIHEEWVRAILNQCQEDKVPFFFKQWGGVNKKKNGRLLDGRTWDEMPEVENIEKATS from the coding sequence ATTATGTCTAAATCGAATATTGAATGGACTGAATCAACTTGGAATCCGCTTACAGGTTGTACTAAGGTCAGTCCTGGTTGCAAATTTTGTTATGCAGAGCGTCTTTCAAAACGACTTAATGCCATGGGGCTTAAGAACTATTCAAACGGATTCAAATTAACTCTCCAACCACAAATGCTTGAACGTCCTTTAAGTTGGAAGAAACCACAAACAATTTTCGTTAATTCTATGAGCGACTTATTTCATAAAGAGGTTGAAGTTGAATACATTTATCGAATATTCGACGTGATGAGAAGGGCGTATTGGCATCGATTCCAAGTCCTAACCAAGAGAGCTGATCGACTCGAAGAATTAAGCCCTGTAATTGATTGGCCAGAAAATGTCTGGATGGGAGTGAGTGTTGAGGATCAAGAGTATACTTTCCGTATCGATCATCTGAGACACACGAACGCTCATATAAAGTTCCTTTCAATCGAGCCACTTATAGGTCCGATTGATGATCTAGATCTTACAGATATTGATTGGGTGATTGTCGGTGGAGAATCTGGACCCGGCGCTCGACCAATCCATGAAGAATGGGTCAGAGCAATTCTTAATCAATGTCAAGAAGATAAAGTCCCATTCTTTTTTAAACAATGGGGAGGAGTTAATAAAAAGAAAAATGGAAGGTTGCTCGATGGACGAACTTGGGATGAAATGCCGGAAGTCGAGAATATTGAAAAAGCGACATCTTAG